A section of the Ruania halotolerans genome encodes:
- a CDS encoding heavy metal translocating P-type ATPase: MSTTDQAQGDQRRIELGIGGMTCASCAARVEKRLNRLDGASASVNYATEKARIFTAPNVTTAELIEAVEQAGYTAHELRTQATQPDGGPTDSGTLTTAEDQAGPHSLAQLRHRLIVSALLSVPVIVLAMVPALQFTNWQWLSLTLAAPVVVWGAAPFHRAAWTNLKHGAATMDTLISMGTLAAFTWSLWALFFGTAGHPGMTHPFSLTLGTQDPTGALYLEVAAGVTTFILAGRYFELRARRNAGAALRALLDLGAKDVTLLHGGQEVRRPVAELAVGDEFVVRPGETIATDGEVIEGRSAVDVSMLTGESVPAEVEAGGAVVGASVNVGGRLVVRATRIGADTQLAKIAALVEEAQNGKAAVQRLADRISAVFVPIVIVIALATLAAWWGSSGEPASAFTAAVAVLIIACPCALGLATPTALLVGTGRGAQLGVLIRGPEVLESTRKVDTVVLDKTGTVTTGKMALLSVTAVSAEHGADEGGADEGGADEGAADESSENEVLRRAGAVEHASEHPIAAAVAVAARERLGELPAVTDFENLAGRGVRGTVDGVEVLVGRPAVLADAGYAPAPAEVWDEVSARGATVIAVGWQGRTRGLIEVGDTVKDTSAEAVQMLRDLGLEPVLLTGDNDRAAQRVAAEVGITEVIAEVLPAEKVDQVRRLQESGRVVAMVGDGVNDAAALATADLGLAMGTGTDAAIEASDITLVSGDLRAAADAVRLARRTLNTIKGNLFWAFAYNVAAIPVAALGLLNPMIAGAAMAFSSVFVVTNSLRLRAFRTALR; the protein is encoded by the coding sequence ATGAGTACCACCGACCAGGCTCAGGGTGACCAGCGGCGGATCGAACTCGGCATCGGGGGCATGACGTGTGCTTCGTGCGCCGCGCGCGTCGAGAAGCGGCTGAATCGCCTCGACGGAGCCAGCGCCAGCGTGAACTACGCCACTGAGAAGGCGCGGATCTTCACGGCGCCGAACGTCACCACAGCCGAACTGATCGAGGCTGTGGAGCAGGCCGGGTACACCGCGCACGAGCTGCGCACTCAGGCAACGCAGCCCGACGGCGGCCCCACCGACAGTGGAACCCTCACCACCGCGGAGGACCAGGCTGGCCCGCACAGCCTTGCCCAGCTGCGCCACCGGCTGATCGTCAGCGCGCTCCTGTCGGTGCCGGTGATCGTGCTTGCCATGGTGCCGGCGCTGCAGTTCACCAACTGGCAGTGGCTCAGCCTCACGCTGGCCGCGCCTGTGGTGGTCTGGGGGGCCGCGCCGTTCCACCGCGCTGCGTGGACGAACCTCAAGCACGGCGCCGCCACGATGGACACTCTCATCTCGATGGGCACCCTGGCCGCATTCACCTGGTCGCTGTGGGCGCTGTTCTTCGGCACCGCCGGCCACCCCGGGATGACCCACCCGTTCTCCCTGACCCTCGGAACGCAGGACCCCACCGGGGCCCTCTACCTCGAAGTTGCCGCAGGCGTCACCACGTTCATCCTGGCCGGGCGCTACTTCGAACTGCGTGCCCGCCGCAACGCCGGTGCGGCATTGCGCGCCCTCCTCGACCTTGGCGCCAAGGACGTCACCCTGCTGCACGGCGGTCAGGAAGTCCGCCGGCCGGTCGCTGAACTGGCGGTCGGTGATGAATTCGTCGTGCGCCCGGGCGAGACGATCGCCACCGACGGTGAGGTGATCGAAGGGCGCTCCGCCGTCGACGTCTCCATGCTCACCGGAGAATCGGTGCCGGCAGAGGTGGAGGCGGGGGGCGCCGTCGTGGGCGCCTCGGTGAACGTGGGCGGACGCCTCGTGGTGCGCGCCACCCGGATCGGGGCGGATACTCAGCTCGCGAAGATCGCCGCCCTGGTGGAAGAAGCGCAGAACGGGAAGGCGGCTGTGCAACGGCTCGCCGATCGCATCTCCGCGGTGTTCGTGCCGATCGTGATCGTGATCGCCCTCGCCACCCTCGCCGCGTGGTGGGGCAGCTCCGGTGAGCCGGCCAGCGCGTTCACGGCCGCCGTGGCCGTGCTGATCATCGCCTGCCCCTGCGCGCTCGGCTTGGCCACACCGACGGCGTTGCTCGTGGGGACCGGACGAGGTGCTCAGCTCGGGGTGCTCATCCGCGGGCCCGAGGTACTCGAGTCGACCCGCAAGGTCGACACTGTGGTGCTCGACAAGACCGGGACGGTGACCACAGGAAAGATGGCTTTGCTCTCCGTGACCGCGGTATCCGCAGAGCACGGTGCTGACGAGGGCGGTGCTGACGAAGGTGGCGCTGACGAGGGCGCTGCCGACGAGAGCAGCGAGAACGAGGTGCTGCGCCGGGCCGGGGCCGTGGAGCACGCCTCTGAGCACCCCATCGCGGCCGCGGTGGCCGTCGCGGCGCGGGAGCGGCTCGGCGAGCTTCCCGCCGTCACCGACTTCGAGAACCTCGCCGGGCGTGGTGTGCGCGGCACCGTGGACGGCGTCGAGGTACTGGTCGGTCGCCCGGCCGTCCTGGCCGACGCCGGATATGCGCCCGCGCCTGCCGAGGTGTGGGACGAGGTGTCCGCGCGGGGTGCCACCGTGATCGCCGTCGGGTGGCAGGGGCGCACCCGCGGGCTGATCGAGGTGGGCGACACCGTCAAGGACACCTCCGCCGAGGCGGTGCAGATGCTCCGCGACCTGGGCTTGGAACCCGTGCTGCTCACTGGCGACAACGACCGTGCCGCGCAGCGAGTGGCCGCCGAGGTGGGGATCACCGAAGTGATCGCGGAGGTACTGCCGGCCGAGAAGGTGGACCAGGTGCGCCGACTGCAGGAGTCCGGCCGGGTGGTGGCCATGGTGGGGGACGGCGTGAATGACGCCGCCGCGCTCGCCACCGCCGATCTCGGACTGGCCATGGGCACTGGCACCGATGCCGCCATCGAGGCGAGCGACATCACCCTGGTCAGCGGCGATCTTCGCGCTGCAGCCGATGCGGTCCGGCTGGCGCGCCGCACGCTCAACACCATCAAGGGCAACCTGTTCTGGGCGTTCGCCTACAACGTGGCTGCCATTCCGGTGGCGGCGCTCGGGCTGCTGAATCCGATGATCGCCGGGGCCGCGATGGCGTTCTCGTCGGTGTTCGTGGTGACGAACAGCCTGCGGCTGCGCGCCTTCCGCACCGCGCTCCGATGA
- a CDS encoding diacylglycerol/lipid kinase family protein yields MAQPRAAVVYHPDKATGPRWRRVMNREERRAGWEPSIWVPTQANDTAETLRSRLVEAGGEHAEVVIAAGGDGTVRLTAEVLAGTEQPLGLWPIGSTNLFARNVGLPVLDQIASLRAALTGADRRVDTGRLTADLADGQRLHRTFLVLAGFGVDAQMVVHTSAEAKEYLGWLAYVAGVTRGMTRSDRIDVTYSLDGDPPQDARLLTLAIANGGALPAGLVLLPDAEVDDGELDLLLLHADDAKGWREVASWFLQENGAVRRLRRKHGHRRPLRTGAAVLVRRTRDVRLTLRHPEHFQVDGEYLGQVVRLRAQVDHGSLLVRVPAKPVRQT; encoded by the coding sequence ATGGCACAGCCGCGTGCCGCCGTCGTCTACCACCCCGACAAGGCGACCGGCCCGCGCTGGCGCCGCGTGATGAACCGGGAGGAGCGCCGGGCCGGATGGGAACCGTCCATCTGGGTGCCCACCCAGGCCAACGACACCGCTGAAACGCTGCGATCCCGGCTCGTCGAGGCCGGTGGAGAGCACGCCGAGGTGGTCATTGCGGCCGGTGGTGACGGCACGGTACGCCTGACGGCGGAAGTGCTGGCAGGCACCGAACAACCGCTCGGCCTGTGGCCGATCGGATCCACGAATCTGTTCGCCCGCAACGTCGGCCTGCCCGTGCTGGACCAGATCGCCTCCCTGCGCGCAGCGCTGACCGGCGCCGATCGCCGCGTAGACACCGGTCGCCTCACCGCCGATCTGGCCGATGGGCAGCGGTTGCACCGGACCTTTCTCGTGCTTGCCGGCTTCGGGGTGGACGCCCAGATGGTGGTGCATACCTCGGCAGAGGCAAAGGAGTACCTCGGGTGGCTCGCCTACGTGGCCGGTGTGACCCGTGGGATGACCCGCTCGGACCGGATCGATGTGACCTACAGCCTTGACGGCGACCCGCCCCAAGATGCCCGTCTTCTCACTCTGGCCATCGCCAACGGTGGCGCGTTGCCGGCCGGGCTGGTGCTGCTTCCCGACGCCGAGGTGGATGACGGTGAACTCGACCTGCTGCTCCTGCACGCCGACGACGCCAAAGGCTGGCGGGAGGTGGCCTCGTGGTTCCTGCAGGAGAACGGCGCGGTGCGACGGCTCCGCCGCAAACATGGCCACCGGCGGCCACTGCGTACCGGTGCGGCCGTGCTCGTGCGACGCACCCGGGACGTGCGGTTGACCCTGCGCCACCCAGAGCATTTCCAGGTCGATGGTGAGTACCTTGGCCAGGTGGTGCGATTGCGCGCGCAGGTCGATCACGGCTCCCTCCTGGTCCGGGTGCCTGCCAAACCGGTCCGTCAGACCTGA